The following proteins are encoded in a genomic region of Candidatus Leptovillus gracilis:
- a CDS encoding CopG family transcriptional regulator, with protein MKAKDFDEKFDVGEDVTADLDLSKKRRVLHEQKRVNVDFPTWMIESLDKEASRLGVTRQSIIKIWLAERLEAASTRRALESSME; from the coding sequence ATGAAGGCTAAAGATTTCGACGAAAAGTTTGACGTGGGTGAAGATGTAACGGCGGACTTGGATTTGTCCAAGAAAAGGCGCGTACTTCACGAGCAAAAAAGGGTGAATGTGGATTTCCCCACCTGGATGATTGAGTCCCTGGATAAAGAGGCGAGTCGGCTGGGTGTTACGCGCCAATCTATCATTAAAATATGGTTGGCCGAACGTTTGGAAGCGGCGTCTACGCGGCGCGCACTGGAATCTTCCATGGAATAG
- the tig gene encoding trigger factor has translation MTLTIHTEENDQRQMAVTVEVAEDRVQKAMRAAARKMAKDAYIPGFRKGKAPYQVILRRVGEEALRAEAIEDMVQTVFEEALQQAELEVYGQPSLDDVEQNPLVYKFTVPLTPTVTLGNYRELRREVVEPEITEEAVAAALHAIQERHQTVEPVERPATLGDLVTLSGVGKLLAVAAEEETVEGETAVSLPEETLFDEEQTELMLDANVLFPATPFVEKIVGMSAGDEKSFRFTFSAEYEDAHLAGREVAFDISLLDVKSRTLPELDDELAKLEGSYETLEELRDSVRETLLKQAQTTAKNDLVEIVISDLMEDATIVYPPTAVELEIDTMVDSLKSQITRSGWEWADYLRLQGMDETTIRDQFQEPAVTRLERQLVLRQFIFDEKLTINAEDIDAQIDERLQSFGDNPELLQSMRDYFYSGYAFEMISSEILMNKAHERMKAVLRGEAPDLDSLEIGDAAAADEEE, from the coding sequence GTGACCCTGACAATTCATACAGAAGAAAATGACCAACGACAAATGGCCGTAACGGTGGAAGTTGCCGAAGACCGCGTGCAGAAAGCGATGCGCGCCGCGGCGCGTAAGATGGCTAAGGATGCGTATATCCCTGGTTTTCGTAAAGGCAAAGCGCCGTATCAGGTGATTTTGCGCCGTGTGGGTGAAGAGGCGCTGCGCGCTGAAGCGATTGAAGATATGGTGCAAACGGTCTTTGAAGAGGCTTTGCAGCAAGCCGAGCTAGAGGTGTATGGGCAGCCGAGCCTGGACGATGTGGAACAGAACCCACTGGTCTATAAATTTACTGTCCCATTAACGCCGACAGTTACTTTGGGCAATTACCGGGAACTGCGCCGCGAAGTCGTGGAGCCGGAAATCACCGAGGAAGCGGTTGCCGCAGCCCTGCACGCCATTCAGGAACGCCACCAGACTGTGGAACCTGTGGAACGGCCGGCGACATTGGGCGATCTGGTGACGTTGTCTGGCGTGGGCAAACTGCTGGCGGTTGCCGCGGAAGAAGAGACGGTAGAGGGGGAAACGGCCGTTTCCCTGCCCGAAGAAACGCTGTTTGATGAGGAGCAGACGGAACTGATGCTCGACGCCAACGTCTTGTTCCCGGCTACGCCATTTGTGGAAAAAATTGTCGGGATGTCCGCTGGCGATGAAAAGTCATTCCGCTTTACTTTTTCGGCCGAATATGAAGATGCGCACCTGGCCGGACGAGAGGTGGCGTTCGATATTTCGCTGTTGGATGTGAAAAGCCGCACCTTGCCTGAGCTGGATGACGAACTGGCTAAATTAGAAGGGTCCTATGAAACCCTGGAAGAGCTGCGTGATTCTGTGCGCGAGACTCTTCTGAAGCAGGCGCAGACCACCGCCAAGAATGACCTGGTTGAAATCGTAATCAGCGATCTGATGGAAGACGCCACGATAGTTTATCCGCCTACGGCCGTAGAGCTGGAAATTGACACCATGGTAGATTCGCTCAAAAGCCAGATCACCCGGTCCGGTTGGGAATGGGCAGATTATCTGCGCCTGCAAGGCATGGATGAAACAACAATCCGCGATCAGTTCCAGGAACCGGCCGTTACCCGTCTGGAGCGTCAGCTGGTCTTGCGCCAATTCATCTTTGACGAAAAACTGACCATCAACGCGGAAGATATTGACGCGCAAATTGACGAGCGCCTGCAAAGCTTCGGCGACAACCCGGAACTGCTGCAAAGTATGCGCGATTACTTCTACAGCGGCTACGCCTTTGAGATGATCAGCTCGGAAATCCTGATGAACAAAGCCCACGAACGGATGAAAGCCGTGCTGCGCGGTGAAGCCCCAGACCTGGATTCATTAGAGATTGGTGATGCTGCTGCGGCCGACGAAGAGGAATAA
- a CDS encoding ATP-dependent Clp protease proteolytic subunit has protein sequence MNIPTSLVPMVIETTGRGERAFDIFSLLLKERIIILGTPINDQIANLTVAQLLYLAREDPTKPIRMYINSPGGQVYAGMAIYDTMQQVECPVSTVAVGFTASFGTILLTAGTKGMRYALPHATIHMHQPLGGAQGQASDIAIQAQEILRLRTTLNQVLSHHTGQTVEKITEDTDRDLYMTAQQAKEYGLVDGVLENQASK, from the coding sequence ATGAATATACCAACCTCTTTGGTTCCGATGGTCATAGAAACAACCGGGCGCGGCGAACGCGCCTTCGATATTTTTTCGCTGCTGCTCAAAGAACGCATTATCATTTTGGGCACACCGATTAATGATCAGATTGCCAATCTCACCGTCGCTCAACTGCTCTATCTGGCCCGCGAGGACCCCACCAAGCCAATTCGTATGTACATTAACAGCCCTGGCGGCCAGGTCTACGCCGGCATGGCGATTTATGACACGATGCAGCAGGTGGAATGTCCGGTCTCGACGGTGGCTGTCGGCTTTACGGCCAGTTTTGGCACGATCTTGTTGACGGCCGGCACCAAAGGAATGCGTTATGCCCTGCCCCACGCCACCATTCACATGCACCAACCGCTGGGCGGCGCGCAAGGGCAGGCTTCCGACATTGCCATTCAGGCGCAAGAGATTTTGCGTCTGCGAACCACCTTGAATCAGGTACTCAGCCATCATACCGGTCAGACCGTAGAAAAAATCACAGAAGATACAGACCGGGATTTGTACATGACAGCGCAGCAGGCCAAAGAGTATGGCCTGGTGGATGGTGTGTTGGAAAACCAGGCATCGAAATAA
- a CDS encoding pre-peptidase C-terminal domain-containing protein, which yields MDRSHWRRVNRLLMTGGLTVLFLAVLFSIQLAATSTPTTSAQTLPQVFFSSASVDVAENIGVFNIVVARTLVTATQTVRVNYQSFSGSATGNGVDFTNVSGVLEFPTNVATRTIAITIIDDSIDEPNEFFYVELLNPINATLGTPSRITITILDNDLPSAPTATPGGVILLDEYEPNNSFREAFALGVGLSACRSTFWPVGDVDYFRFFAKSGSRYRIATRDLVVGIDTLLRVYDPQGNLLAQNDDIDVTTRRSQVEITAGSEGFYFAYVENKDPSDPTGRTYCLEVLEVAQPTATPSQTPIAGADACEFNSTLQYACLIGVGLVYNLSFVPTLGSLQDTDYFRLWMKAGLEYTCETLNLSPYADTNMIFLDGNGRDFNPNLGNDDKAPGDRGSKLSIRAPYTGYLSVVVGPVNPPLYDESPLHTYDLLCTEQVVTPTPAPTATNTPAPSFPGSGSGGPVATPTSFAETPFPTVTPIDFNSIFQTLTPPPPPNVEILPLPTATPASGGQRTVSVNVTLFYDSNNNYMPELTEGIVDTAVALYDNNTGQLLAFGYTNEAGMIRFDAIVTSGALRVVVPFLNYSQVVLGDDSNILIRVAPQPLPGGIP from the coding sequence ATGGATCGATCCCACTGGCGTCGTGTCAATCGGCTCCTGATGACAGGCGGGCTGACTGTGCTATTTCTGGCGGTCTTATTCTCGATCCAACTTGCCGCAACCTCCACCCCCACCACTTCCGCCCAAACCTTGCCACAGGTCTTTTTTTCCAGCGCGTCGGTAGACGTCGCTGAAAACATTGGCGTCTTTAATATCGTTGTGGCTCGCACTTTAGTGACTGCCACCCAGACGGTGCGCGTGAATTACCAATCTTTTTCTGGTTCAGCCACCGGCAATGGTGTGGACTTCACCAATGTGAGCGGCGTGTTGGAGTTCCCAACGAATGTCGCCACTCGGACTATCGCCATTACGATCATAGACGATTCCATTGATGAACCGAACGAGTTCTTCTATGTTGAACTGCTAAATCCGATCAACGCCACATTAGGAACCCCTTCGCGCATCACCATTACCATCCTGGACAACGATCTCCCTTCCGCCCCGACAGCCACGCCTGGCGGCGTGATTCTGCTGGATGAATACGAGCCAAATAACAGCTTCCGTGAAGCGTTTGCCCTGGGCGTTGGCCTTTCGGCCTGCCGCTCCACGTTTTGGCCGGTGGGCGACGTGGATTATTTTCGCTTTTTCGCCAAAAGTGGCTCGCGTTATCGCATCGCCACCAGGGACCTGGTGGTGGGGATAGATACGCTGCTGCGGGTGTATGATCCACAAGGCAATTTGCTGGCGCAAAATGACGACATAGACGTGACTACCCGGCGTTCGCAGGTGGAGATAACGGCCGGTTCAGAAGGGTTTTATTTCGCCTACGTCGAAAACAAAGACCCATCGGACCCCACCGGACGGACGTATTGCCTGGAAGTGCTGGAAGTAGCCCAACCAACGGCCACACCTTCGCAAACGCCTATCGCCGGGGCTGACGCTTGTGAGTTTAACAGCACATTGCAGTATGCCTGCCTCATCGGTGTGGGGTTGGTCTATAACCTCAGCTTTGTGCCTACTTTGGGCAGTTTGCAAGACACCGATTACTTCCGGCTGTGGATGAAGGCGGGGTTGGAATATACGTGCGAGACGCTGAATCTGTCGCCTTATGCCGATACCAATATGATATTTCTGGATGGTAACGGCCGTGATTTTAACCCCAACCTGGGCAACGACGACAAAGCGCCGGGTGATAGAGGCAGCAAACTCAGCATCCGCGCCCCCTACACCGGCTATTTGTCTGTGGTAGTTGGTCCGGTGAACCCGCCACTTTACGATGAGTCGCCGCTGCACACCTATGATTTGTTGTGTACGGAACAAGTTGTCACTCCCACACCTGCGCCAACAGCCACCAATACGCCAGCGCCGTCGTTCCCTGGTAGCGGCAGCGGTGGCCCGGTCGCCACGCCAACCTCGTTTGCCGAAACGCCGTTCCCCACCGTGACGCCGATTGACTTCAACTCCATATTCCAGACGCTGACACCGCCACCGCCGCCCAATGTTGAGATTCTGCCGTTGCCAACGGCGACGCCAGCCTCCGGTGGGCAGCGCACTGTCTCGGTGAACGTGACGCTTTTTTATGACAGCAATAACAATTACATGCCGGAATTGACGGAAGGTATTGTGGATACGGCCGTTGCCCTTTACGACAACAACACCGGCCAATTGTTAGCCTTTGGCTACACCAACGAAGCGGGTATGATCCGCTTTGACGCCATTGTCACCTCCGGGGCACTGCGCGTTGTGGTGCCGTTTTTGAATTACAGCCAGGTCGTCCTGGGCGATGATTCCAACATCCTCATTCGGGTTGCTCCACAACCATTGCCAGGGGGAATCCCCTAG
- a CDS encoding DUF4352 domain-containing protein, which produces MLPELEPQELESESSPAASWKGWVIANRWLALFMGIVVVGVMALCLIAVLMLLSFRQGGLFTGGGQPTPFPTSQSSVISSQDPLVVGVSPSDTISVTLDMPATLSLRGREFTVQPQLVGADGIWSPDPDASTAAWVFGTIVNYVFGLRDTAETRTLLEQMTVGDEIVMVTQNGQRFAFSFSSRQEVPPNNRDIFNQQTPGTTIILLGNGNENRLVVNGRYVVSDAAGNLQANTVELGEPVQLGDLQITVTGTAFDPSRAEAPTGFAFFRVDYQVQNVGLTAVNTNRLQLILSDDLGNQYALSPLASQSGNFPVLSGFLNAGQSIQATAGYQVPLGLNSETVQWIVTDNDTGARIQVVLPFAGGSGALAQTSISLIDAAIAADQISLLLQGQITNLGQQPVVVTESDLSLRTTEGTQFLLLSTNPAFPWTVPPGQTLQFFVTYQRPPVDTFVFTVLNQPFQLTLVR; this is translated from the coding sequence ATGTTGCCAGAATTAGAGCCACAAGAACTAGAGTCGGAAAGTTCACCAGCCGCATCCTGGAAAGGGTGGGTGATCGCCAATCGTTGGTTGGCCCTGTTTATGGGCATTGTTGTGGTTGGGGTGATGGCCCTGTGCCTGATCGCCGTCTTGATGTTGTTGTCGTTCCGTCAGGGTGGTTTGTTTACCGGTGGTGGACAGCCGACGCCATTTCCCACGTCGCAAAGCTCGGTTATCTCCAGCCAGGACCCCCTGGTTGTTGGCGTCAGCCCGTCGGACACCATTTCTGTGACGCTGGATATGCCGGCCACGCTGTCGCTGCGTGGGCGGGAGTTTACGGTTCAGCCACAGTTGGTGGGGGCCGATGGCATCTGGTCGCCGGACCCGGATGCCAGTACCGCAGCCTGGGTATTTGGCACGATTGTGAATTATGTGTTTGGCTTGCGCGACACAGCGGAAACGCGAACGCTGCTGGAGCAGATGACGGTTGGTGACGAAATTGTGATGGTGACGCAAAATGGGCAGCGGTTTGCCTTTTCGTTTAGCAGCCGCCAGGAAGTGCCGCCCAACAATCGGGACATTTTTAACCAGCAGACGCCAGGAACGACGATTATTTTGCTGGGGAATGGCAATGAGAACCGGCTGGTGGTAAACGGCCGTTACGTCGTTTCCGACGCGGCTGGTAATCTCCAGGCGAATACGGTGGAGTTGGGTGAACCGGTGCAGTTGGGCGACTTGCAAATTACGGTGACGGGCACGGCTTTCGACCCCAGCCGCGCCGAAGCGCCGACCGGGTTCGCCTTCTTCCGCGTGGATTATCAGGTGCAAAATGTGGGGTTAACGGCCGTCAATACCAATCGCCTCCAGTTAATCCTCTCCGACGATTTGGGCAACCAATACGCCCTCAGCCCGCTCGCCAGTCAATCGGGCAATTTCCCGGTTCTCAGTGGCTTTCTAAACGCCGGGCAATCTATCCAGGCGACCGCCGGTTATCAGGTCCCTCTGGGCCTCAACAGCGAGACCGTCCAATGGATTGTCACCGACAATGATACCGGCGCAAGAATTCAGGTGGTGCTGCCCTTTGCCGGCGGCAGCGGCGCATTGGCGCAAACCAGCATTTCGCTGATTGACGCTGCCATCGCCGCCGATCAGATTTCCCTGCTGCTGCAAGGGCAAATTACCAATCTGGGCCAACAGCCGGTAGTGGTTACGGAATCGGACCTGTCTCTGCGCACGACCGAAGGCACACAGTTTTTGCTGTTGTCTACCAATCCCGCTTTTCCCTGGACCGTTCCCCCAGGGCAGACGCTGCAATTTTTTGTCACCTACCAACGGCCGCCGGTTGATACCTTTGTATTTACGGTGCTCAACCAGCCGTTCCAACTCACCCTCGTCCGTTAA
- a CDS encoding CPBP family intramembrane metalloprotease, with protein MPIIIGIFFILGLVMLANFIAMSNRPRLALLFDGLLALINVPILLLGLVLLVVPTDRLASMTANNSLLALDWSAAGWSLVGMGLWGLLVSLRPVRRALGRLLPVDVLSPVHTVALVFSGYLVGNTVFSLTQGGLEELAATAVSASILDILFVQGLFMILAVLGTGLYTRRSAPDVRQRLGLFRPTLKQLITGVGWIFVLVMLQAIGGAVWSLIDSSQAELVEGISSELLGDMDTFAEWLLLAAATGIGEELLFRGALQPVFGLGFTSLLFAFAHVQYGFTPVTLVVFIIGIILGLIRRRQGTAVAIFVHSGYNFTLGMISLLVLRYGDALQ; from the coding sequence ATGCCAATTATCATCGGAATCTTTTTCATTTTGGGCCTGGTTATGCTGGCGAACTTCATCGCTATGAGCAATCGGCCGCGCCTGGCGTTGTTATTTGATGGGCTGCTGGCGCTCATCAACGTCCCGATATTGCTGCTGGGGCTTGTGCTATTGGTTGTCCCGACAGACCGGCTGGCCTCGATGACGGCCAACAACTCGCTGTTGGCGCTGGATTGGTCGGCGGCCGGATGGTCATTGGTGGGCATGGGGTTGTGGGGGTTGTTGGTCAGCCTGCGGCCTGTGCGGCGCGCCCTGGGCCGGTTGCTGCCCGTGGACGTCCTATCGCCGGTTCATACGGTGGCGCTGGTCTTTAGTGGCTATCTGGTAGGCAACACTGTGTTTTCGCTGACCCAAGGTGGGTTGGAGGAGTTGGCGGCAACGGCCGTTTCTGCTTCCATTTTAGACATTCTCTTCGTGCAAGGTCTGTTCATGATTCTGGCTGTACTAGGGACAGGTCTTTATACCCGCCGCAGCGCTCCGGATGTACGCCAACGCCTGGGGCTGTTCCGCCCTACGCTGAAGCAGCTGATAACCGGCGTCGGTTGGATTTTCGTTTTGGTCATGCTGCAAGCAATTGGCGGCGCTGTTTGGTCGCTCATAGACAGTTCACAGGCAGAATTGGTGGAAGGCATCAGCAGCGAATTGTTGGGCGACATGGATACCTTTGCTGAATGGCTGCTGCTGGCGGCGGCCACTGGCATTGGCGAAGAGTTGTTGTTTCGCGGCGCTTTGCAGCCGGTGTTTGGGTTGGGTTTTACTTCGCTGCTGTTTGCTTTTGCCCACGTGCAGTATGGGTTTACACCGGTGACGCTGGTAGTCTTCATCATCGGCATCATTTTGGGATTAATTCGTCGGCGGCAGGGAACGGCCGTTGCCATCTTCGTTCATTCCGGCTACAACTTCACTCTGGGCATGATCAGCCTGTTGGTTTTACGCTATGGGGACGCGCTGCAATAA
- a CDS encoding ribonuclease H-like domain-containing protein, whose translation MDENFQAKLRRLGVVKGARNIKPAPLKPPTERPSPPPAPDPFVEGCDAPQPVDALLPGIRRQETAEGGCYILDKVYPLSYRHGQDTLRGLLDLSPAPTAVFTRDPRLQELNFRDFLFLDTETTGLAGAGTLAFMVGVAFFESGAADDVFVVRQYFLRDHGDEAAMLLLLEDLLAGKAGLITFNGRSFDIPLLDNRFLMNRMVSDLRHKPHIDLLPPSRRLWRQRLESCALGSLEQSLLGLQRTQEDVPGWLIPSLYNNYLRSGDARELRRVFYHNQLDMVSMVTLAQRVVRQFAQAQPADHPIDLYSLGKWQAALGQTAAAEQTLRWAIGGDLSLEVYHRALYELAGLLKRDGRRAEAVTCWQQIAATSFDDINAHVELAMHYEWHEVNLATAVRWTEQALVLCQTWPSSRAHLAQEELTHRLTRLQAKRALAD comes from the coding sequence ATGGACGAGAATTTTCAGGCGAAACTGCGCCGCCTGGGTGTGGTGAAGGGGGCGCGCAATATCAAACCTGCGCCGCTTAAACCGCCAACGGAACGGCCGTCGCCCCCTCCCGCGCCGGACCCGTTTGTCGAAGGCTGCGATGCGCCGCAGCCGGTGGATGCCCTGCTGCCCGGTATTCGCCGCCAGGAGACGGCCGAAGGCGGCTGCTACATTCTGGATAAAGTATACCCGCTCAGCTACCGGCACGGGCAGGATACTTTGCGTGGTTTGCTCGATTTATCGCCCGCGCCGACGGCCGTTTTCACCCGCGACCCACGCCTGCAAGAGCTGAACTTCCGTGATTTTCTCTTTTTGGATACGGAGACCACCGGGTTGGCCGGGGCGGGTACGCTGGCTTTTATGGTGGGGGTCGCCTTTTTTGAATCGGGCGCGGCCGACGATGTGTTTGTGGTGCGCCAATACTTTTTGCGCGACCACGGCGACGAGGCGGCGATGCTGCTGCTGCTGGAAGATCTGCTGGCGGGCAAAGCGGGGCTGATTACGTTTAACGGCCGTTCCTTCGACATCCCCCTGCTGGACAACCGCTTCCTCATGAACCGCATGGTCAGCGATTTGCGCCACAAGCCGCATATTGACCTGCTGCCGCCGTCGCGCCGCTTGTGGCGACAGCGGCTCGAATCGTGCGCTCTGGGCAGCCTGGAGCAAAGCCTGTTGGGCTTACAGCGCACGCAGGAAGACGTGCCCGGCTGGTTGATTCCCAGCCTGTACAACAACTATCTGCGCAGCGGCGATGCCCGCGAACTGCGCCGCGTTTTTTACCACAATCAACTGGACATGGTCTCGATGGTGACGTTGGCGCAGCGCGTGGTGCGCCAGTTTGCCCAGGCGCAGCCCGCCGACCATCCCATTGACCTGTACAGCCTGGGCAAATGGCAGGCGGCGTTGGGCCAGACGGCCGCTGCCGAGCAAACCTTGCGCTGGGCCATCGGTGGCGATTTGTCGTTGGAAGTGTACCATCGCGCCTTGTATGAATTGGCCGGGCTGCTCAAGCGAGACGGCCGTCGCGCCGAGGCGGTGACGTGCTGGCAGCAAATCGCCGCCACCAGCTTCGACGACATCAACGCCCACGTGGAACTGGCGATGCACTATGAATGGCACGAGGTGAATCTGGCGACGGCCGTGCGCTGGACCGAACAAGCGCTTGTCCTCTGCCAGACCTGGCCCTCCAGCCGCGCCCACCTGGCGCAAGAAGAATTGACCCACCGCCTGACTCGCCTGCAAGCCAAACGAGCATTGGCTGATTGA
- a CDS encoding type II toxin-antitoxin system HicA family toxin encodes MIDQKSGIVTVSGNSNKEMPPGTFNSVLKQAQLKE; translated from the coding sequence CTGATTGACCAAAAATCTGGCATCGTGACGGTTTCAGGCAATTCAAACAAAGAAATGCCACCGGGAACATTTAATAGTGTCTTGAAACAGGCGCAATTAAAGGAGTAG
- a CDS encoding type II toxin-antitoxin system HicB family antitoxin: MRYMVVMEKSEDGYGAYVPDLPGCVAVADTRDDVLLLIQEAITLHLEMLQEDGLPIPQPHSISEYVAVPV; this comes from the coding sequence ATGCGATATATGGTTGTTATGGAAAAAAGCGAAGATGGTTATGGAGCTTATGTGCCAGACTTACCCGGATGCGTGGCTGTTGCCGACACACGTGACGACGTTTTGTTGTTAATTCAGGAAGCCATCACCCTGCATTTGGAGATGTTGCAAGAGGATGGTCTGCCAATTCCCCAGCCTCACTCCATAAGCGAATATGTCGCTGTACCGGTCTAA
- a CDS encoding methionine--tRNA ligase — protein sequence MSNEYILVCVAWPYANADIHQGNVTGSYLPADIYGRFHRLQGNHVLMVSGSDSHGTPVTVKAEEMGKSVEEVFGYYHDRFLQLFQKMGLCYDLFTHTDTENHFQVSQDIFLSLLENKYLYRKVTRQMYSPKTQKFLPDRYVEGTCPKCGYSRARGDQCDNCNTLFESAAELVNPRSKIDDSVLELRDTEHFFLDLPAVAEDGLQAWLHDQDKSHWRPQVINFARNFVDQGLIGRAVTRDMDWGIPVPVEGTEGKVLYVWFEAVIGYLSATIEWAKNNGAPDVWRNWWQNPAARTVYFIGKDNIPFHTVMWPAQLMGAKGLYSDDRTASLNLPYDVPANEFMNMEGRKISGSMNWGVWMLDALERHDPDPLRYYLTAVMPESRDSDFTWQGYVERNNNELVNNWGNLVNRVLNMTKRYFQGIVPDPGELTDKDRDLLTAVDEGFETVRQLYDACKFRAVAQENLRLSTLVNQYLEETSPWTSAKTDMQATARSLYTAVQAISGLKILWSPILPFTSQQVHEMLGEAGQLFGVQKVETYQESSKSHVGLTYDGTTAVGDWTRREIPVGRQLPAPHPLFKRLDDSVVADELGRLGTPS from the coding sequence ATGAGTAACGAATATATTTTGGTTTGTGTGGCCTGGCCCTATGCCAACGCAGACATTCATCAGGGCAACGTCACCGGTTCTTATTTACCGGCGGATATATACGGCCGTTTCCACCGCCTGCAAGGCAACCACGTCCTCATGGTCTCCGGCTCAGACAGCCACGGCACACCCGTCACCGTCAAAGCCGAGGAAATGGGCAAATCGGTCGAAGAAGTGTTCGGCTACTACCACGACCGCTTCTTGCAGCTTTTCCAAAAAATGGGGCTGTGCTACGACCTGTTCACCCACACCGATACCGAAAACCACTTTCAGGTTTCGCAAGACATCTTCCTTTCCCTGCTGGAAAACAAGTATCTCTACCGCAAAGTCACCCGGCAAATGTACTCGCCCAAGACGCAAAAATTCCTGCCCGACCGGTACGTGGAAGGGACCTGCCCCAAGTGCGGTTACAGCCGCGCCCGCGGCGACCAGTGCGACAACTGCAACACCCTGTTTGAAAGCGCCGCCGAACTCGTCAACCCGCGCAGTAAGATAGATGACAGCGTGTTGGAACTGCGTGACACCGAGCATTTTTTCCTGGACTTACCGGCTGTCGCCGAAGACGGCCTGCAAGCCTGGCTCCACGACCAAGACAAGAGCCACTGGCGGCCGCAGGTGATCAATTTTGCCCGTAACTTTGTGGACCAGGGACTCATCGGCCGCGCTGTGACCCGCGACATGGATTGGGGCATCCCGGTGCCGGTGGAAGGCACGGAGGGCAAGGTGCTGTACGTCTGGTTCGAGGCAGTGATTGGCTACCTGTCGGCGACCATCGAATGGGCCAAAAACAACGGCGCGCCAGACGTCTGGCGCAACTGGTGGCAAAACCCGGCCGCTCGCACCGTCTATTTCATCGGCAAGGACAACATTCCGTTCCACACGGTCATGTGGCCGGCGCAGTTGATGGGGGCCAAAGGGCTGTATTCTGACGACAGAACGGCCAGCCTAAACCTGCCCTACGATGTGCCCGCCAACGAGTTTATGAACATGGAAGGGCGTAAAATCAGCGGCAGCATGAATTGGGGCGTGTGGATGTTGGACGCGCTGGAGCGCCACGATCCAGACCCGCTGCGTTATTATCTGACGGCCGTAATGCCCGAAAGCCGCGACAGTGATTTCACCTGGCAGGGTTACGTCGAACGCAACAACAACGAACTGGTCAACAACTGGGGCAACCTGGTCAACCGGGTGCTGAACATGACCAAACGGTACTTCCAGGGCATCGTGCCCGACCCTGGCGAATTAACCGACAAGGACCGCGACCTGCTGACGGCCGTTGACGAAGGGTTCGAGACGGTGCGCCAGTTGTACGACGCCTGCAAATTCCGCGCCGTCGCCCAAGAAAACCTGCGCCTCTCCACCCTGGTCAACCAATATCTGGAAGAGACCAGCCCCTGGACCAGCGCCAAAACCGACATGCAAGCGACGGCCCGTTCGCTCTATACGGCCGTGCAAGCCATTAGCGGCCTGAAAATCTTGTGGTCGCCCATTCTGCCCTTCACCAGCCAGCAGGTCCACGAGATGCTGGGCGAGGCAGGCCAACTGTTTGGCGTGCAAAAGGTGGAAACCTACCAGGAAAGCAGCAAAAGCCATGTGGGGTTGACATATGACGGGACAACGGCCGTAGGCGATTGGACCCGCCGCGAAATTCCTGTCGGCCGGCAGCTTCCCGCCCCCCACCCCCTCTTCAAACGCCTCGACGACAGCGTTGTCGCCGATGAGTTAGGACGGTTGGGAACGCCGAGTTAG